DNA from Verrucomicrobiaceae bacterium:
CAGTGCCCGCCTTCACGGTCGGCGAGCATCCTTGCGAGCGTGGTCTTCCCGCACTGTCGCGGCCCCAGCAAGGCTGCGACAGGGTTTTCATCCAGAGCCGTTTCGAGTCGGCTCATGGCTTCCTGGCGGTCGATCATGGTCGGATACTATCCTTGAAAATCATCAAAGCAATTGTGGATTTACAAGGAAGAATCACAAACTGTTACAGGCTCACTTCGGTGACCAAACCAGGCATAAAGCCGGGGTTTGGCCGCTCGGGATAAGCGCGGGGATTCGCCAGTACGCGTGTTTCGCCGATGCGATAGTCGTTGGAGTGATGGATGTGGCCGTGAATCCAGAGCTGCGGCTGGTACTGCATGATGAGCGGCTCCAGGTGGGAGGCGTAGGCGCAACTGATCTCTTCCGTCCGGCGACGATCCGGCAAGGAGAGCATGGACGGGGCATGATGCGTGACGATGACGCTGCTGCGAGAGTCTCCAGCTTCAAAGAAGGCCGTCATAGCCTGCACAGAGGCGAGGTGAGCCTGCCGCGTGTCTTTCGGCGAGAGGCGTTTGTAGCCTTTGGCGGAGTTGCGGACGCGTTTGTAGTCGTTCATGACAGCTCCGGCGGCGAGGCAGCCGAGCTGCCAATCACCCATGAGTGCCATGTCAGTCCAGAGCGTGCAGCCAAAGATGCGCACTCCGGCGATGGTGACGGATTCGTTTTCGAGCACGTGGACATTGGTGCCTCGGGCCATTTCGCGGAGCTTGTCGATCAGTGAGGGGTAGTTTTCGCCGTAGAACTCGTGGTTGCCGCAAAGGTAGATGACAGGCACGTCGGTGAAGGTGCGCAGAATCCACTTCAGGCCGTTCGTCTTCGTCGAGACATCGCCCGCGAGCACCACGCAGTCACAGTCCACCCTCGGAACCGGCACCTCGCCGAATTCTTGATGCAGATCGCTGAGGATGTGGAGGCGCATGGGGGCTTTTACGGCTTCGCTTTGTGCTTCGTCAATAGTGCGTGAAGATTGACGCATGATGGCGTCCTTGTAACTTCGATCTGTCATGAAAATACCCGGCGAAACACTCCAGGAAGATGATGCCAGCGGCGAAGCTTGGTTTCGAAAAGGCGTGACCTTACTGGATGGTCGGAAGCGTGAGCGTGAGTTTGAAGAGGTGCTGAAAAAGCGGATGGAGCATCCAGCGCTCTACGAGCCTGGGTTTTGGATCGGGATGGCGATGGTGGTTCTTGCCGCTTGGGCGAGCACGTTGTCCAATGACCTTTGGCATCGCATCTTTTACGCGCTTCTGCCATTGACCCAGATTTGCTCCGCGATGGAGGAG
Protein-coding regions in this window:
- a CDS encoding metallophosphoesterase family protein, encoding MTDRSYKDAIMRQSSRTIDEAQSEAVKAPMRLHILSDLHQEFGEVPVPRVDCDCVVLAGDVSTKTNGLKWILRTFTDVPVIYLCGNHEFYGENYPSLIDKLREMARGTNVHVLENESVTIAGVRIFGCTLWTDMALMGDWQLGCLAAGAVMNDYKRVRNSAKGYKRLSPKDTRQAHLASVQAMTAFFEAGDSRSSVIVTHHAPSMLSLPDRRRTEEISCAYASHLEPLIMQYQPQLWIHGHIHHSNDYRIGETRVLANPRAYPERPNPGFMPGLVTEVSL